A genomic region of Erinaceus europaeus unplaced genomic scaffold, mEriEur2.1 scaffold_510, whole genome shotgun sequence contains the following coding sequences:
- the LOC132536584 gene encoding secreted frizzled-related protein 3-like — MMGCGRPGAVPLLRAGLLALALLCLPRAPAARAAACEPVRIPLCKSLPWNVTKMPNHLHHSTQANAILAMEQFEGLLGTHCSPDLLFFLCAMYAPICTIDFQHEPIKPCKSVCERARQGCEPILVKYRHSWPESLACDELPVYDRGVCISPEAIVTADGAGDDFAVNKHLLDEPQITGVE, encoded by the exons ATGATGGGCTGCGGCCGCCCGGGCGCGGTGCCGCTGCTGCGGGCCGGGCTGCTCGCCCTGGCGCTGCTCTGCCTGCCCCGCGCTCCCGCAGCCCGGGCTGCCGCCTGCGAGCCGGTGCGCATCCCGCTGTGCAAGTCCCTGCCCTGGAACGTGACCAAGATGCCCAACCACCTGCACCACAGCACCCAGGCCAACGCCATCCTGGCCATGGAGCAGTTCGAAGGGCTCCTGGGCACCCACTGCAGCCCGGACCTGCTCTTCTTCCTCTGTGCCATGTACGCGCCCATCTGCACCATCGACTTCCAGCACGAGCCCATCAAGCCCTGCAAGTCGGTGTGCGAGCGGGCCCGGCAAGGCTGCGAGCCCATCCTCGTCAAGTACCGCCACTCGTGGCCCGAGAGCCTGGCCTGCGACGAGCTGCCGGTTTACGACCGCGGCGTGTGCATCTCGCCCGAGGCCATCGTCACTGCGGACGGAGCGG GAGACGACTTCGCCGTAAACAAACATCTCCTAGATGAACCTCAAATAACAGGAGTTGAGTAG